The genomic window GCTCCGCGGCGCTGCAGCTCGGTGTGCACGCGGGTGCGCGCGTCATCGCGGTCGCGGGTGGCGCGGAGAAGAACGCGTTCTGCCGCGAGCTCGGCGCGCACGTGACGATCGATCATCGCGAGACCGACTTCGTCGCCGCAGTGCTCGACGAGACCGGCGGGCGCGGTGTCGACGTCGCGTTCGACACGATCGGCGGCGACATCACGGTGCAGACGTTCCGATGCATGGCGTTCAACGGACGCCACGTGCTCGCGGGGTTCGCGTCCGGCATCGAGCACGAGGACGAAGGCGTGGTGCCGCGACCCGTTCTCTTCGGCAACTTCTCGCTCGTCGGCGTGTGCCACGCCTACGCGGACGACGCGCTCGAGTTCCGCAAGCTCACGGGTCTCAACTTCCCGTCGCACGCGCAGGGTGAGGAGACGCACCGGCAGATCCTCGGCCTCGTCGAACAGGGCGCGGTCCGGCCGGTCGTCGGACGCGAGCTGCCCTTCACCGAGCTCCCCGACGGGCTCGACGCGATGGAGCGCCGCGCGACCATCGGGCGCGTCGTCGTGCGCTTGTAGCGCCGGTCTCCGTGGTACTGCGTTGTTCGGCGGTACGCCGACAACGCAGTACCACCGAAGCGCGGGTCGGCGCTCG from Acidimicrobiia bacterium includes these protein-coding regions:
- a CDS encoding NADPH:quinone oxidoreductase family protein; its protein translation is MKAWLATKPGAPRDVLRLDDVDAPEPGANEVLIRVEAVTLNFNDIDGIHGRYATVRTPFPYVPGMEVLGRVVGTGDGASTWRDRRVVAIPSGAYGGYAELVVAPTAMTFAMPDSLPLPDAAAIYMPLHLAWLALRERARVQPGETLLVHAAAGGAGSAALQLGVHAGARVIAVAGGAEKNAFCRELGAHVTIDHRETDFVAAVLDETGGRGVDVAFDTIGGDITVQTFRCMAFNGRHVLAGFASGIEHEDEGVVPRPVLFGNFSLVGVCHAYADDALEFRKLTGLNFPSHAQGEETHRQILGLVEQGAVRPVVGRELPFTELPDGLDAMERRATIGRVVVRL